The nucleotide sequence TCAGGACACGTCGGGACAGACACCGACCCTGCGCGAGCTCGGGGAGTTCGCCGTGATCGACCGGTTGGTGCAGGGGCGCAACCAGCCCGCTGTCGTTGAGCTGGGGCCAGGCGATGATGCTGCGGTGGTGGCCGCCCCCGACGGCCGTACGGTGATTTCCACCGACATGCTGGTCCAAGATCGCCACTTCCGGCTGGACTGGTCGAGTCCCCACGACGTCGGTCGAAAAGCGATCGCCCAGAACGCCGCCGACATCGCCGCGATGGGCGCCAGGCCTACCGCGTTCGTGGTGAGCTTGGGCGCACCCGCCCACACGCCGGTGGCCGAGGTGACTGCGTTGCTCGACGGCATGTGGGAGGAGGCCGGACGGATCGGCGCCGGAATCGTCGGCGGCGATATGGTCCAGTGTCCGCAATGGGTGGTGTCGGTCAGCGTTCTGGGTGACCTCGAAGGTCGTCCGCCGGTCACCCGTGGCGGCGCCGAGCCGGGCTCGTCGGTCGCGGTCGCTGGCGAACTGGGCCGTTCGGCGGCCGGATATGAGCTGTGGCACAACGATATTGCCGGGTTTGACGAACTTCGCCGCCGCCATCTGGTACCTGACCCGCCCTACGGCCAGGGTGTGGCGGCGGCGGTGGCCGGGGCTCAAGCGATGATTGACGTCTCCGACGGCTTGGTCGCCGACCTGCGCCATATCGCCGATGCCGCTGCGGTCGGCATCGACATCGCCACGGCGGCGTTGGCCCAAGACCATCGTGCGGTGATCGCAGCCGCGGATGCGGTGGGCGCCGATCCGTGGGGGTGGGTGCTCGGTGGGGGTGAGGACCACGCGCTGGTGGCGTGTTTTCCCGGTGCGGTGCCCGATGGCTGGCGGGGAATCGGGCGGGTGTTGGACGGGCCGGCCCGGGTGCTGGTCGACGGCCAGCAGTGGAGCGGTCACGCCGGCTGGCAGTCATTTGACTAGCGCGGCAATTGAGTAGGGTGACGCGGTGACCGTCTACGCGATCGCCCAATTGAGATTCACCGACCGGCCCGCCTATGACCGGTACCAGGCAGCGTTTATAGAGGTCTTCGATCGCTACGCGGGAACGCTGCTCGCTGCCGACGAGTCACCGACGGTGGTGGAGGGGCAGTGGGACCGCGAGAAGGTGGTGCTGATGTCGTTCCCTGACGAAGCGGCATTTCGCGACTGGGCGCAGTCGCCGGATTACCAGGACATCGCCAAGGATCGCCGGGAGGGCGCCGATACGGTCGTGTTGCTGGCTCGGGGGTTGCAGTGACCGCGCGGGCGCTCGATGAACTGGTCGAGCCGGGGTGGGCGAAAGCTCTCGAGCCGGTCGCCGACCAGGTAACTGCGATGGGGCAGTTCTTGCGGGCCGAACTAGCGGCGGGCCGTAAGTACCTGCCCGCGGGGCCGAACGTCTTGCGCGCGTTTACTTTTCCCTTCGACCAGGTGCGAATTCTGATCGTTGGCCAAGATCCCTACCCGACACCCGGACACGCGGTGGGACTGAGCTTTTCGGTAGCCCCCGATGTCCGCCCGCTCCCACGCAGCCTGTCCAACATTTTCCAGGAGTATGCGGACGATCTGGGCTATCCGATGCCCGCCTGCGGCGACTTGACGCCGTGGGCGCAGCGCGGTGTCATGCTGTTGAACAGGGTGCTCACGGTTCGGCCCAGCAACCCGGCGTCACATCGGGGCAAGGGCTGGGAAGCGGTGACCGAGTGCGCCATCCGGGCTTTGGCCGCGCGGTCGCAGCCGATGGTTGCCATTCTCTGGGGGCGCGACGCGTCGACCCTGAAGCCGATGTTGGCCGACGGCGATTGTGCTTCGATCGAATCTCCACACCCATCGCCGCTATCGGCGTCTCGTGGTTTCTTCGGTTCACGGCCGTTCAGCCGGGCCAACGAATTGCTTACCGGCAGGGGAGCCGACCCGATTGACTGGCGCTTGCCCTGAGCGCCATGAGGGCGTTGCGTGCGCACCGGCGCGGCGGCCCGGAAACGCTGGCCGTCGAGCGCGCACCGGTGCCGGTGCCGGCGGCCGGCGAGGTCGTGGTAGCCGTGCGCGCTGCTGGCATCACGTTCGACGAGTTGACCTGGGACCAGACCTGGACCCGCGATGGTGTCAGCCGGACACCGGTGATCCCGTCACACGAAGTCTCCGGAGTGATCCATGAAATCGGATCGGGTACCGAAGATTTCCATTGTGGTGATGAGGTCTACGGGCTGATCGGTTTCGATCGAGACGGTGCGGCAGCCGATTTCGTCGCGGTGCCCGCCGCGCACCTGGCCGTTAAGCCTGCGACGGTCAGCCATACCGTGGCGGCGGCGCTGCCACTGGCCGGGTTGACCGCGCTGCAGGCACTTGTCGATCACGCGTCGGTACGGCCCGGCGAAGCGGTATTGGTGCACGGAGGGGCCGGGGGAGTCGGGGCCCTGGTGGTCCAACTGGCGGCCATCCTCGGCGCCAACGTCACCGCTACCGTTCGCAGCGATGCCGGCGAGCTGGTCGGCCGCCTGGGTGCCCAGCGGGTAATCGACACCCGCACCGAAGCATTCGAGCGGACCGCCACCGATTTCGACGTCGTCATCGACACGGTGGGCGGGGACACATTGGACAGATCCTTCGCGGTGTTGCGCCCAGGCGGACGGCTGGTCACCCTCTCGGCGCCGCCGCCCGCCGGCAAGGCCGACGAACATGGCGTTACCGCAATGTTTTTCATCGTGACGCCCAACCGCGATCAGCTCAACAGGCTCGGCGAGCTGGTCGGCAGTGGGCGGCTGCATGTCGAGATTGCGCAGAGTTTTCCGCTGGCCAAGGGGCGCGAGGCGTTCGAAAGCGGACGGGGTGCCGCTCGGCGAGCGGGCAAGACCGTCATCACGGTGGGACAGTGACAGCGGCCGGCTCGCCGCGGATTGCGCTACGGCCTGAGACCATCGAGGCATGTACGACTTGGATGAGACCATCCGTCTGCGGCGTTCGACGCGCATGTTCCTGCCCCGCCCGGTGCCGCGGCGGTTGGTGCAGGAAGCGCTCGAACTTGCGATGTGTGCCCCCTCGAACTCCAATGTGCAGCCCTGGCATGTCGTGTTTACCAGCGGTGCGGCATGCGACCGATTGGTTGCGGCGATGCTGGAAAGGGCGCGCTCCGAGCCGCCCAATGTTGCGCGATTGCCGCCGGCATTCACCCACCTACGCAGCGCACTGGGAGCACAGGTCTACGGGGCGATGGGCATTGCTCGCGATGACACGCAGGCCCGACAGACCGCTGTGCTGCGCAACTGGGAGTTCTTCCGGGCCCCGCTGGGCGGCATCGTATCGATGCACCAGGAGCTGGGGCTGGTCGACAGCATGGGTGTCGGCATGTTCCTGCAGAACCTGATGCTGGCGCTGACCGCGCGCGGTCTGGGCACCTGCGTACAGGTCTCCATCGCCGGCTATCCCGAGATCGTCCGCAAGCAGGTGGGCATACCTTCGCACCTGACCATCCTGTGTGGCCTGGCGATCGGCTATCCCGACCCGGACTTTGCCGGCAATCAGCTGCGCGTTGGTCGCGACGATGTTGCTGAACACGTCGTTTTTCTCGACGATTGACTGGCCAGCGGGCGCGAGAAGAGCTTGCGGTGACCGGAGTTGGGCGGGCCCGTACACGCCAAATCGCCCGGCTCTATCGAGCCGGGCGAACAGGCGCGAGCAACCACGAACTCGGTGGCGCCGCCACTGGCTGGGCCGAACCCGCCGGTGGCTGTTCAGCCGCGGCTGACCTTACCGGCCTTGATGCACGAGGTGCAGACGTTGAGGCGCTTCTTGTTGCCGCCAGGGCGGGTCACGGCGCGCACGGTCTGGACGTTGGGGTCCCACCGGCGACTGGTGCGGCGGTGGGAGTGCGACACCGACTTGCCGAAGCCGGGGCCTTTCCCGCAGATATCGCACACAGCGGCCATTGTTGCACTCCTCAAGTCTGTTGGGTTCCGGCGACCCGGCCGGGACAGCCTAGATCTACCCAGGCCGTCCTAGGATACCGACGTCCCCGGCAAGCACCAAAACGAGCCACCGCTAAGGGTGGCGTCAGGGCCGGTCTCGTCGGACCGCCTGGCTAGGCTCGATGGGCCGGGTCCCCGGTGGCCCGGGGTGTTCCCTCGCGCATGAACCGACGCAAACTATCCGCAACGTCACCGGAGCTACGCTGGCGCCCACCGGGGCTAGGCAGAGGAGGTGGGGGCAGGTTGGGCACGACTGAACGCCCGCTGGATGCCTTGGCCCTGCGAGACTGGGCGCACACCGGCGTCAGCGACCTGATCACCCACCTTGACGAGATCAACCGGCTGAACGTGTTTCCGGTCGCCGATTCCGATACCGGCGCGAACATGCTGTTCACCATGCGATCCGCGCTTGCTCAGGTCGATTCGACGGGTGGTGCGGGGCCCGAACACCCCGAAGACCCCGAGCACAGGGATGTCGCCCAGGTCGCGGCCGCGTTGGCGGCCGGCGCCCTCAACGGCGCACGCGGCAATTCCGGGGTGATCCTGTCACAGATCCTGCGCGGTGTTTCCGATGTGACCGATAGCGCCGCCGCCGGTCAACCGTTGGCCGCAATCGACGCGGCACTGCTGGCCGCGGCCCTGTGGCGCGGCGTCGAGCTGGTCATCACGTCGATGGGCGGTGAGGAAGTGCCGGGCACCATCGTCTCGGTCCTGCGCGCCGCCGCGGTCGCGGTCCGGCAGTGTGCTGACGCCGGCGAAGGGTTGGCCGCCGCCGTCGCCGCGGCGGGGGACGCGGCGGTGGTTGCGCTGGAGAAGACCCCCGAGCAGCTCGACGTGCTGGCCGACGCGGGTGTTGTCGATGCCGGCGGACGAGGATTGTTGGTCCTGCTGGACGCGCTGCGCTCGACCATCACCGGTCAGACTCCCGCGCGATCGGT is from Mycobacterium marinum and encodes:
- a CDS encoding thiamine-phosphate kinase, whose amino-acid sequence is MGQDTSGQTPTLRELGEFAVIDRLVQGRNQPAVVELGPGDDAAVVAAPDGRTVISTDMLVQDRHFRLDWSSPHDVGRKAIAQNAADIAAMGARPTAFVVSLGAPAHTPVAEVTALLDGMWEEAGRIGAGIVGGDMVQCPQWVVSVSVLGDLEGRPPVTRGGAEPGSSVAVAGELGRSAAGYELWHNDIAGFDELRRRHLVPDPPYGQGVAAAVAGAQAMIDVSDGLVADLRHIADAAAVGIDIATAALAQDHRAVIAAADAVGADPWGWVLGGGEDHALVACFPGAVPDGWRGIGRVLDGPARVLVDGQQWSGHAGWQSFD
- a CDS encoding DUF1330 domain-containing protein; amino-acid sequence: MTVYAIAQLRFTDRPAYDRYQAAFIEVFDRYAGTLLAADESPTVVEGQWDREKVVLMSFPDEAAFRDWAQSPDYQDIAKDRREGADTVVLLARGLQ
- a CDS encoding uracil-DNA glycosylase; this translates as MTARALDELVEPGWAKALEPVADQVTAMGQFLRAELAAGRKYLPAGPNVLRAFTFPFDQVRILIVGQDPYPTPGHAVGLSFSVAPDVRPLPRSLSNIFQEYADDLGYPMPACGDLTPWAQRGVMLLNRVLTVRPSNPASHRGKGWEAVTECAIRALAARSQPMVAILWGRDASTLKPMLADGDCASIESPHPSPLSASRGFFGSRPFSRANELLTGRGADPIDWRLP
- a CDS encoding NADP-dependent oxidoreductase, which codes for MRALRAHRRGGPETLAVERAPVPVPAAGEVVVAVRAAGITFDELTWDQTWTRDGVSRTPVIPSHEVSGVIHEIGSGTEDFHCGDEVYGLIGFDRDGAAADFVAVPAAHLAVKPATVSHTVAAALPLAGLTALQALVDHASVRPGEAVLVHGGAGGVGALVVQLAAILGANVTATVRSDAGELVGRLGAQRVIDTRTEAFERTATDFDVVIDTVGGDTLDRSFAVLRPGGRLVTLSAPPPAGKADEHGVTAMFFIVTPNRDQLNRLGELVGSGRLHVEIAQSFPLAKGREAFESGRGAARRAGKTVITVGQ
- a CDS encoding nitroreductase, whose product is MYDLDETIRLRRSTRMFLPRPVPRRLVQEALELAMCAPSNSNVQPWHVVFTSGAACDRLVAAMLERARSEPPNVARLPPAFTHLRSALGAQVYGAMGIARDDTQARQTAVLRNWEFFRAPLGGIVSMHQELGLVDSMGVGMFLQNLMLALTARGLGTCVQVSIAGYPEIVRKQVGIPSHLTILCGLAIGYPDPDFAGNQLRVGRDDVAEHVVFLDD
- the rpmB gene encoding 50S ribosomal protein L28, with the translated sequence MAAVCDICGKGPGFGKSVSHSHRRTSRRWDPNVQTVRAVTRPGGNKKRLNVCTSCIKAGKVSRG